Part of the Virgibacillus natechei genome is shown below.
ATTTGTCACCATGGAGTCTGACCCCATTGGCACTGAAACGTCACTTCCTTCCAGCGCTTCACTGAATATGTTTACATGTTTTTTGGCAATATCAATTCCTCGCTGCAAGTAGGATCTAACTTCCTTTGATTGTGCTATTTGGCTAAAACCCGTTACGGTAGCAACTCCTAATTGATTGCGCTCTATATTGGAGTAGAGGTTCGTAATTTCCGGAGCGAGCAGCGGTCTGCGTTCGCCAAACCAGCCTGTTAAAAAATTTTGCTTTTTTACGAAGTCCACTTCCTTATGTTTAGGAATAGAAGGGGGGCGGATGTATATTCCTTTTGTTAAGGAAACCTGTATGGCTTGGTGATGGAGTTCGTTATAGTCGCGATGTGTAGTAGAATATAACGAATAAATGTCCTCTCGTGTACTGACGCTTATTGCCATCGTTGCGGCAGTCATTCCTAGTTCAGCTAACAGTAAAACATTTTGTAACATATATCCATCCGTATATAAACGTGGAGCTTGCGGATTCACATCTGCATCGGTAAACCCTTGAGGAACGGGGTGATTTTCATTTTCAAATATGGCTGTCAGAGTGGCTAATTGCTTTTGATGCAGCTTGAGAGCACTATTTATGAGTGATCCTATCTCTTCATCCTCGACTTTCTCATTGAAGTAGGTAAGTATACAGTTATAAAGACTTGCGTTCATATAATTCGCCCAAATTTGGGATAATTCCGAAGCCGTTAAACCTATTTTTTTGTCTGCTTCCATCGTGCGTTTTCCTCCTTTGCCACGCATAGTTATATTTTTATATAGTTTGTCAGGAATAAAGAAGTTTATGCACGATTTTAACTAAGGCTGTTTTCTAAAAGAATTGTTGTTTTTAACACAAGATCTATAGAATGCGGCGTAACTACCAGGTTGATTTCCACTGCGTACAGTCGCTTTCCGCGGGCACGGCTTTAGCCTCCTCGCAGGAAACCGCTGCTGCGGGGTCTTCAGACTCGTGCTATTCCCGCAGGAGTCGACTGTACTCCGCTCCAATCAACCTTTATAAGAGTGCATGGCTATATTTGTTATATTTTGATGAAGTTGCAACGCATCTTACCAGCGGAGGAAATGCACGGAGACTCCTGCGGGAACAGTGGCCAGAGTGAGACCCCGCAGAACGGTCCTAAGGAAGGTCGACTAAAACCGTTCATTGCGAACAACGTCGACATACCCTTTGCCAGGGCAAGGAGGCTCACGGGTCACCCTAAGGTGCGCGTAGTGTATTTCCGTAGCGGGGTAAAAGTATCATCCTTCATTTCAAGTTGCGTCGTCTTTTACATCAACTGCGAAAATTAAAAGCAAGAATACTTACGAAAAGAGCCAAACGTAAATGATCCCAATCTGGTTCCTTTAGAATTCCGACTAAATTAATGTATCGTCGTTTGAGGGATAGCCAAGCATGAATGGAAACGTCACCAATATCGATGAAAATGGCTTATTTTCATGGTTGTAAATTCCCCACTAAATGAAGTTTTACTTGATCCCTTATTCTTCCTTTTGTATAAAAATCTAGAAACAGGGGAAACAAAAGGGGGAGCAGATTATCACGTTACCGAGGGGTATGATATGAGATTACGTTCCGCTTTTAAACGTAGGAAAAATCAACAAACAAAGCCTGAGAAAGAAAACATTTCCATCAAAGTTTCAAAAGAACTCAATCAAAATTTGGATAATCTTAAACATTTATTAGATGATCCAAGTGACTTGGTTATACGAGAATTCACGATAAAATCCACGAATCACAAATGTGGAATTGCCTATATAGATGGCTTAGTAGATAAGTATACGATACATAATAGTATCTTGAAGAACCTTCAAGTAAGGGTTGATAATCAGCAATTATCAGAAGAAACGGAAGCACTGTTTGAGGAAATTTACAAAGAGGTTATATCCGTTACGGATATCGAAGAAAGTACGGAATTAGATCATATCGCTGAAGCTATACTTTCTGGCAGCACGATATTCTATTTAGATGGGTTTGATAAAGCCTTAACCATGGAGACGATCGGTTGGGAAGATCGTGCGATTAAAGAACCGGAATCAGAAACCGTTATACGTGGACCGAGAGAAGGTTTTGTTGAAAATCACAACACCAATATGTCCCTTATCAGGCGAAATATTCGACATCCGAACCTGCGTTTTAAGACCCATCAAATTGGGCGTCGTTCCAAGAAAACCCTTGTCGTTTCCTATGTGGAAGGGATCGTTCACCCAGATATTTTAAAGGAAGTAAATCGGCGTATTGAAACCATTGATATTGATTACGCCCCAGATACAGGCTATATTGAGCAATGGATTGAAGACAGTTTTCTATCTCCTTTTCCACAAATGTTAAACACGGAGAGGCCTGATAAAGTAGCTTCTTATATTTTAAAAGGTAAAGTTGCTATCATTTTAGATGGTACGCCATTTGTTTTAACGGTCCCAGCAACATTCGGGGACACACTGTTTGCGGCGGATGATTATTATGAGCGTTGGCTTATTGGAAGCTTATTACGAATCCTTCGGTATCTGGGTGCGTTTTTTACCGTGTTTCTACCTAGTTTATATATTGCATTGGTTTCGTATCAACAGGGAATGATTCCATCCGAATTAGCTTTTTCCATTGCTGCGACGAGGGATGGGGTTCCTTTTCCTGCTTTTATTGAAGCGCTCCTAATGGGGATGGTAATGGAGATGTTGCGAGAGGCTGGTGCACGATTGCCATCATCCATTGGAGAAACAATTGGAATTGTAGGGGGATTGGTTATCG
Proteins encoded:
- a CDS encoding spore germination protein, translated to MRLRSAFKRRKNQQTKPEKENISIKVSKELNQNLDNLKHLLDDPSDLVIREFTIKSTNHKCGIAYIDGLVDKYTIHNSILKNLQVRVDNQQLSEETEALFEEIYKEVISVTDIEESTELDHIAEAILSGSTIFYLDGFDKALTMETIGWEDRAIKEPESETVIRGPREGFVENHNTNMSLIRRNIRHPNLRFKTHQIGRRSKKTLVVSYVEGIVHPDILKEVNRRIETIDIDYAPDTGYIEQWIEDSFLSPFPQMLNTERPDKVASYILKGKVAIILDGTPFVLTVPATFGDTLFAADDYYERWLIGSLLRILRYLGAFFTVFLPSLYIALVSYQQGMIPSELAFSIAATRDGVPFPAFIEALLMGMVMEMLREAGARLPSSIGETIGIVGGLVIGEAAVQAGIVSPIMVIVVALTAISSFSIPEYSFAISLRMIRFGAMFAAAVLGLYGVIIVYIAINIHIVNLKSMGVPYTAPFAPNFPNDFKDLVIRAPITVQTKRPERLKPQDQHSASKGEQRS
- a CDS encoding DUF3231 family protein, which gives rise to MEADKKIGLTASELSQIWANYMNASLYNCILTYFNEKVEDEEIGSLINSALKLHQKQLATLTAIFENENHPVPQGFTDADVNPQAPRLYTDGYMLQNVLLLAELGMTAATMAISVSTREDIYSLYSTTHRDYNELHHQAIQVSLTKGIYIRPPSIPKHKEVDFVKKQNFLTGWFGERRPLLAPEITNLYSNIERNQLGVATVTGFSQIAQSKEVRSYLQRGIDIAKKHVNIFSEALEGSDVSVPMGSDSMVTNSSEVSPFSDKLIMFHTTGMIAQGIGAYGFSISTNIRRDIASHYTRLMGEIALYSEDGANIMIENEWLEEPPRMVDRDELAKTTSRKE